Within the Opitutaceae bacterium TAV5 genome, the region ACGCCCAATTCTGCCCCGATCCCCTCAACGCGGACCTCATCCTCGTCAACCAGGACTCCTCTACCGATCCTGTGACCGGCGAGTGTCCCAACTACGAAAACCGCATGTGGCTCCTCCGCCGCGGCCACCCCTTGCGCCCCCTCTACCCCGACGCGCAAGCCGCCGTCGCCCACATGCACGGCCACGAGTGGTGGTCTGCCGACGGCCGCCATGTCTGGTACATCCACTACGGCCGTGGTGTCATGCGCGTGAACCCCTTTATTCCCAATCCCGAGTCCGAACCCGGAACCACCTCCGGGCCAGCCGGCAATCCCGACCCCGAAAACATCTGGCCCCTCGACTACGTCTCGCATGCCCACACCTCGGCCGACGAAACCCTTGTCGTTGCCGACTGCTTCCCCGGCCCCCGCACCGGCCCCGCCAAAGTCGCCTTCCTCAACCGCGCCACCGGCCGCACCGCGGACATTGTCACGAACATGCCATATCCCCCGGAGCCGCTTCCCCGCTACCACGCGCATCCGCATCCTCAATTCTGTTACGGTGACCGCTACATCTGTTACACCACCTTCGTGTACGGACGCAGCGATCTCGCGCTGACTCCCGTTTCCCACCTGCTGGAGGCGACGGCATGAAACAATGAAACAATGAGCAGCGGCGAAAATGCAGTCTGATCATGGTTTCACGGTTTGCTGCCATGAAACGCCGCCAGACCCTGCCAACCCGCGTCCGGTCCGGCCCGCGCGTTATGTTTTTCTCCGGTTCGACGAAGGCCAGTTCAGGCTCACCAATTACCGAGACACGGCGAGTGTCGCTTCACGTATCCGCGGATGCGATTCCTGGCTGGCCGGAAAATTCCGCGGCGGGAGTCGATACAGGGTGGTTCGATCCACGCACGGGCGAAGTGAGAAAGAGCTTGCCGGGAGAGGCCGGAGGCGCGTCCGGGCAGGTGTTTGTACCGCCTGCTTCCGGGGAGGATGAAGATTGGGTGCTCATCTTCGGGGAGACGTGTCCGGATTGTCGCCGCCCGTCCGTATTCTGATGCCAGTGTCCCGAATGTTTTTGATTTTACACAAAGATCGCAAAGGACGGGAAGGGGATAACTGGCAAGCCTTTGCGCTCCTTGCGGCCTTTGTGTAAAAATCTGAAGGCTTTGGGGCTTTGGTATGATGCCTCCGGAGGACGGTTTCGCGTCCGCGGCCGGAGTGCAGGGAGGGGGGCGGGTACCGGTTTTCAGCGGCTGGCGGCGTTTTTCCGGGGGCGTCCGCGACGGTTGCCGGGGGGCGCGTCGCTGGCGGGGAGTTGCGAGCCGTGGTCCCAGAGTTTTTCTATCTCGGCCGCGGACTGGCGGAGTCCGGCCAGGATCGTGTCGATGTAGCCGGGTTTGTTCATGCGCATGGTCGGGGCGCTGGCGCCGAGGGCGGCGAAGACGGTCCCCCAGGCATCGTGCACGGGGACGGCGAGGGCGCTGACGCCTTCGCTGAATTCGTCGCAGGTGCGGCTGAAGCCTTGCTCGCGGATTTTTGCCAGTTCCGTGGCGAAGGCGGCGGGGTCGGTGATCGTGCGCGGGGTGTGCGGGGTGAGTCCGTGGCGGGTGAGGTAGCTTTCCAGCACGGCCGGGCTGGCGTGCGCGAGGAGCATCTTGCCGTAACCGGTGGCGTGGGCGTTGTGCAGCTTGATCTCGTTGAGGTCGTTGACCGCGAGAGCCTGCTGGCCGGCGACGTAGGCGAGGTTGAGGAAGCGGCCCTGGTCGTTGACCACGAGTTGCACGGTTTCGTTGAGTTCGTCGGCAAGACGCTGGACGACGCCGCTGGAGGCCGTCGAAAGGAACTGATGGTAGGTGGGGTGGTTGCCCAGGTGCATGAGGCGCATGCCCGGGTAAAAGAGGCGCGTGGTTTCGTCCTGCCGGAGATAACCGCGCGCAACAAAAGTCATGGCGATGTTGTGTGCGGTAGCGACGTTGATGCCGAGTTGCTGGGCGAGGGCGCGCGTGCCGATGCCGGCCTCGGCGCGAAGGACGGCTTCAAGAAGGTTGAGACTTTTGTCGAGGGTGAGGACGACGGGCATACGCAAAGAAAAGCCTGAAGGACTGAATGGCTGAAAGGCTGAAATCTAAATGAATGGGGAGCGTCGAGCCTTGTCCCTGTGTAACGAGGTGTTCGAGCCTGCTTATTGAGTGATTTCGAGTTCGTAGGCGAGTACGGGCGGATGGCTGCCTTGCGAGGTTTGGAGCGCGAAGGTCAGGGCGGTATCCACGTGAGTGACGGGGAGGGTGTAAAGTCGTTTGCCGCCGGTGGAGAGGGCATGCAGCGCGATGGAGGCGTTCGCCGGTGCGGCAAGGGTAAGGGTAACGTCGGCGGAACCTCGGCGGACGAGGAGCGGAGTGGAGCCCCATTCTTCAAGGATCTTGCGTTCCGGCGTGCGGAAGCGGGTCCCGGTGTTCTGCACGTCGGTGAGGTGCAGGAGCAGCAGACGGCGGCTGGTTGCGAGCGGATGGTCGTCCATGGCGGAAACGGAGACCATTGCGGGGCCGTCGGTGCGGACGTGGAGGACGGTTCCGCCGACTTCGCCGGAGCGGGTGAGCATGAAGGCTTCGGTACGTGGGGTGACGACAGAGAAGCGGCCGGCAGTGACGTCGAGGTCGAGTTCGCCGGTGTCGCTGCGGTAGCGGCGAGTGGCGGGGTTGAAGCGGTCGGACGGGAGGACGTCGGCAGCGAGGATCTGTTGCGGGAGTCGCGGGGTTTCCTCGAAGGAGGGAACGTCGAGGGTGCCGTGTCCGCCGGGTTCGGTGACGGCGGCGAGGAGCTTGCGTCCGGTATCGCGATAGTTGCCGGTGACGACCGTGCCGAGGCCGGTGACGAGGCCGAGTCGGGAAAAATCATCGGAATACGAGCCGAGTGCTTCGGGGGAGGCGAAGGCGGTGGAGGGATTGATCTCGAAGGCGATGAGGTTTTCCGAGGGGCGGACATCGCCGCGAAGGAATAGCAGGGCGATGAGGCGGTCGGCGAGCGTTGCGACGGGGTCGTTGGAGCTGTTGAAGCTGACGATGGACGAGGGCTCGGTGAGGTGGTTCACCAGGCCGCCGTTGTAGGCGAAACGCCAGATGCCGTCCCAATCCTGAAACGCGGCGTAGGCTCCGAAGAGCGGCCCGGCCTCGGCGCGGTAGCGGTTGGGGAAAGTGTAGTTGAATTCCGTTACCGTATAGGGAAGTCCGGCGATGCGTGTCGGAAAAAGCTGGCGCGGCAGTTCGGCGTCCTTGGCCAGGGCGGGTTCGTCGAGGTGGAGGTAGGGGAGATCCCACAAGGCGCCGACGAAGCGGGGGTGGTCCCAGTAGCGGTGCACGTCCACGTAGTCGAGATGGTCGCGGACGAGGGCGAGGGGTTTGTAGTCGCGGTGGTTGATATCGGTGAGCGGGGCGTGGGTGCCGATGCCGTTTTTGAGAAAACGGGCGAGGGCGGCCTGAGAGGAGAGCTG harbors:
- a CDS encoding IclR family transcriptional regulator codes for the protein MPVVLTLDKSLNLLEAVLRAEAGIGTRALAQQLGINVATAHNIAMTFVARGYLRQDETTRLFYPGMRLMHLGNHPTYHQFLSTASSGVVQRLADELNETVQLVVNDQGRFLNLAYVAGQQALAVNDLNEIKLHNAHATGYGKMLLAHASPAVLESYLTRHGLTPHTPRTITDPAAFATELAKIREQGFSRTCDEFSEGVSALAVPVHDAWGTVFAALGASAPTMRMNKPGYIDTILAGLRQSAAEIEKLWDHGSQLPASDAPPGNRRGRPRKNAASR